A single Phragmites australis chromosome 4, lpPhrAust1.1, whole genome shotgun sequence DNA region contains:
- the LOC133916607 gene encoding cyclin-SDS-like isoform X1 has translation MLASVPTRPRSNPFRRRRGVAPLLLDRTAAAKRPAESSTSASSCFRSEVISTSSTSLAAYQHPEKRPRRQDADEEQSAGSECSEVTGGARARPAEVEASESSCFGSVLESNLACPEKLADEAEGTEYSSACDELTPSEPEDEVLSGPWRCAEYSPLTEDDDDDAPSATFSIFLAFAKQFVPCVHPKSRDVTDAALDFLSGKRFEDLDDEESYERFRRREQRGVVALDYTEMYSSMPGSHCRLVVEQRVVMVNWIIEHSNVMKLQPATMFMGIGLMDRFLTRGYVKSMRNLQLLGIACITLATRIEENQPYNCVLQKKFKVGFNTYSRSEIVAMEWLVQEVLNFQCFVTTTHHFLWFYLKAAKADDKAEDMAKNLALLSLLDHNQLSFWPSTVAAAVVALACLATDNESSCHLVMETHMRTKDDDLPECLMVCFLPHILIPGTMNRARQSLQQQTELDFYRAMTSNIHYPLQSFSRRVSSG, from the exons ATGCTCGCGTCGGTGCCCACGAGGCCGCGCTCCAACCCATTCCGCCGGCGGAGAGGTGTGGCTCCGCTGCTCCTCGATCGGACCGCGGCGGCGAAGCGACCCGCTGAGTCAtccacctcggcctcctcctgctTCCGCAGCGAGGTCATCTCCACCTCCTCGACCTCCCTCGCCGCGTATCAGCACCCGGAGAAGAGGCCTCGGCGCCAGGACGCGGACGAGGAGCAGTCGGCCGGctccgagtgctcggaggtgaCCGGCGGCGCGAGGGCGCGCCCCGCCGAGGTCGAGGCCTCCGAGTCTTCGTGCTTTGGCTCCGTGCTCGAGTCCAACCTCGCCTGCCCCGAGAAGCTCGCTGACGAGGCTGAGGGGACCGAGTACTCCTCCGCCTGCGATGAGCTGACGCCGTCGGAGCCCGAGGACGAGGTGCTCAGTGGTCCCTGGCGCTGCGCCGAGTACTCCCCCTTGactgaagacgacgacgacgacgcgccCTCTGCGACCTTCTCCATCTTCCTCGCCTTCGCCAAGCAGTTCGTCCCCTGCGTGCACCCCAAATCGCGCGACGTCACCGATGCCGCTCTCGATTTCCTATCG GGGAAGCGGTTTGAGGACTTGGACGACGAGGAGAGCTACGAGCGGTTCCGGCGGCGGGAGCAGCGCGGGGTGGTTGCGCTCGACTACACTGAGATGTACAGCTCCATGCCCGGCAGCCACTGCCGTCTCGTCGTGGAGCAACGTGTCGTCATGGTGAACTGGATCATCGAG CATTCGAATGTGATGAAGCTGCAGCCAGCGACAATGTTCATGGGGATTGGACTGATGGACCGCTTCTTGACGCGTGGCTATGTAAAGAGCATGAGGAACTTGCAGTTGCTGGGCATTGCCTGCATCACCCTGGCCACCCGCATTGAAGAGAACCaaccctacaattg CGTCCTTCAGAAGAAATTTAAAGTTGGGTTCAACACTTACAGCCGAAGTGAGATTGTTGCCATGGAGTGGCTGGTTCAGGAGGTCCTCAACTTCCAGTGCTTTGTCACAACAACACACCATTTCCTCTG GTTCTATCTGAAGGCTGCCAAAGCGGATGACAAAGCAGAGGACATGGCAAAAAACCTGGCATTGCTCTCACTTCTGGACCATAATCAGCTCTCCTTCTGGCCCTCAACTGTCGCAGCCGCTGTCGTAGCCCTTGCTTGCCTTGCCACAGACAATGAGTCATCATGCCATTTAGTTATGGAG ACCCACATGAGGACCAAAGACGACGATCTGCCTGAATGCCTAATGGTTTGCTTCCTCCCTCACATCCTGATACCGGGAACCATGAACCGTGCTCGTCAGAGTTTGCAGCAACAAACAGAACTGGACTTTTATCGCGCTATGACATCTAACATCCACTACCCTCTGCAATCTTTTTCACGCAGAGTCTCGAGTGGCTGA
- the LOC133916607 gene encoding cyclin-SDS-like isoform X2, which produces MLASVPTRPRSNPFRRRRGVAPLLLDRTAAAKRPAESSTSASSCFRSEVISTSSTSLAAYQHPEKRPRRQDADEEQSAGSECSEVTGGARARPAEVEASESSCFGSVLESNLACPEKLADEAEGTEYSSACDELTPSEPEDEVLSGPWRCAEYSPLTEDDDDDAPSATFSIFLAFAKQFVPCVHPKSRDVTDAALDFLSGKRFEDLDDEESYERFRRREQRGVVALDYTEMYSSMPGSHCRLVVEQRVVMVNWIIEHSNVMKLQPATMFMGIGLMDRFLTRGYVKSMRNLQLLGIACITLATRIEENQPYNCVLQKKFKVGFNTYSRSEIVAMEWLVQEVLNFQCFVTTTHHFLWFYLKAAKADDKAEDMAKNLALLSLLDHNQLSFWPSTVAAAVVALACLATDNESSCHLVMETHMRTKDDDLPECLMSLEWLINYTS; this is translated from the exons ATGCTCGCGTCGGTGCCCACGAGGCCGCGCTCCAACCCATTCCGCCGGCGGAGAGGTGTGGCTCCGCTGCTCCTCGATCGGACCGCGGCGGCGAAGCGACCCGCTGAGTCAtccacctcggcctcctcctgctTCCGCAGCGAGGTCATCTCCACCTCCTCGACCTCCCTCGCCGCGTATCAGCACCCGGAGAAGAGGCCTCGGCGCCAGGACGCGGACGAGGAGCAGTCGGCCGGctccgagtgctcggaggtgaCCGGCGGCGCGAGGGCGCGCCCCGCCGAGGTCGAGGCCTCCGAGTCTTCGTGCTTTGGCTCCGTGCTCGAGTCCAACCTCGCCTGCCCCGAGAAGCTCGCTGACGAGGCTGAGGGGACCGAGTACTCCTCCGCCTGCGATGAGCTGACGCCGTCGGAGCCCGAGGACGAGGTGCTCAGTGGTCCCTGGCGCTGCGCCGAGTACTCCCCCTTGactgaagacgacgacgacgacgcgccCTCTGCGACCTTCTCCATCTTCCTCGCCTTCGCCAAGCAGTTCGTCCCCTGCGTGCACCCCAAATCGCGCGACGTCACCGATGCCGCTCTCGATTTCCTATCG GGGAAGCGGTTTGAGGACTTGGACGACGAGGAGAGCTACGAGCGGTTCCGGCGGCGGGAGCAGCGCGGGGTGGTTGCGCTCGACTACACTGAGATGTACAGCTCCATGCCCGGCAGCCACTGCCGTCTCGTCGTGGAGCAACGTGTCGTCATGGTGAACTGGATCATCGAG CATTCGAATGTGATGAAGCTGCAGCCAGCGACAATGTTCATGGGGATTGGACTGATGGACCGCTTCTTGACGCGTGGCTATGTAAAGAGCATGAGGAACTTGCAGTTGCTGGGCATTGCCTGCATCACCCTGGCCACCCGCATTGAAGAGAACCaaccctacaattg CGTCCTTCAGAAGAAATTTAAAGTTGGGTTCAACACTTACAGCCGAAGTGAGATTGTTGCCATGGAGTGGCTGGTTCAGGAGGTCCTCAACTTCCAGTGCTTTGTCACAACAACACACCATTTCCTCTG GTTCTATCTGAAGGCTGCCAAAGCGGATGACAAAGCAGAGGACATGGCAAAAAACCTGGCATTGCTCTCACTTCTGGACCATAATCAGCTCTCCTTCTGGCCCTCAACTGTCGCAGCCGCTGTCGTAGCCCTTGCTTGCCTTGCCACAGACAATGAGTCATCATGCCATTTAGTTATGGAG ACCCACATGAGGACCAAAGACGACGATCTGCCTGAATGCCTAATG AGTCTCGAGTGGCTGATCAACTACACTTCGTGA